Proteins encoded by one window of Enterococcus saccharolyticus subsp. saccharolyticus:
- the lepB gene encoding signal peptidase I, translated as MKKDVNKDRFFEIFWTFLKYTFVAGALALMIRGFLLIPVPVEGNSMETTLQQGDMVVVEKISEIKRFDVIVFQLSDGTTYIKRVIGLPGESVSYANDQLYINGKKVAEPFLEKNLEENDEPIPFTYDFTFEELMGVEKLGKDSYFVIGDNRRLSKDSRSFGAISEENILGKARFVYYPFAHMKFI; from the coding sequence ATGAAAAAAGATGTAAATAAAGACCGCTTTTTCGAGATTTTTTGGACGTTTCTAAAGTATACATTTGTGGCAGGAGCGCTTGCGCTGATGATTCGCGGATTTTTATTGATTCCTGTACCTGTTGAAGGAAATTCAATGGAAACGACTTTACAGCAAGGCGATATGGTAGTTGTTGAAAAAATATCAGAGATTAAACGTTTTGACGTGATTGTCTTTCAACTGTCTGACGGAACGACTTATATTAAACGAGTAATTGGTCTACCTGGTGAATCAGTTAGTTATGCTAATGACCAATTGTATATTAATGGCAAAAAAGTGGCTGAACCATTTTTAGAAAAAAATTTAGAAGAAAATGATGAACCGATACCATTTACGTATGATTTCACATTTGAAGAGTTAATGGGTGTCGAAAAATTAGGTAAAGACAGTTATTTTGTGATAGGTGATAATCGTCGATTGTCAAAAGACAGTCGTTCTTTTGGAGCTATTTCTGAAGAAAATATTTTAGGAAAAGCCCGGTTCGTCTATTATCCATTTGCTCATATGAAATTTATCTAA
- a CDS encoding S41 family peptidase yields MQNKQIPFHRYIISLVCVAIISGGGVYIASHSGATLASNDEDELQKVHTLYHTLQEDYYQKVDKDTLIEGALKGMTEALNDPYTTYLGKEEAEQLSNSLSDSFEGIGATLTLVDNLPEVAQAPVKDSPAEKAGVKIHDKILKVDGNDTIGQTLTEVVQSIRGKKGTKVTLTIQREEKTFDVEITRGEIPIASLVAEMDNKQPIGNIQIASFNESTARELQEAIKKLRKEGAKSFVIDLRQNPGGYLSQVEAMASMFLEDGQTIVQFATDDQIVGASEASKDLDGGFKVTEPVAVLVDGGSASASEIFAAALKESAKAPVIGTKTFGKGTVQTVNGFGDQSELKMTVQKWLTPSGEWINETGLEPTIQVDFPEYAYLPPLPKNKSLKKGMTSEEVENLNTFLHVLNYQTTGDTFNEITEQAVKDVQKSNQLKETGEVDAETAVVIELKITDVLRKSDQMYDKAVDVLTKELAK; encoded by the coding sequence ATGCAAAATAAACAAATACCTTTTCATAGATATATTATTTCACTCGTTTGTGTGGCAATTATTTCTGGTGGGGGTGTGTATATAGCCAGTCATTCAGGAGCAACATTAGCTTCCAATGATGAGGATGAATTGCAAAAAGTGCATACACTGTATCACACCTTACAAGAAGACTACTATCAAAAAGTTGATAAAGATACCTTGATTGAAGGTGCATTAAAAGGAATGACCGAAGCATTAAATGATCCATATACAACTTATTTAGGAAAAGAAGAAGCTGAACAGTTGTCTAATTCACTATCTGATAGCTTTGAGGGAATTGGTGCAACGTTAACATTGGTCGATAACCTTCCAGAAGTGGCTCAGGCTCCAGTGAAAGATAGTCCTGCTGAAAAAGCAGGGGTGAAGATTCATGATAAAATTCTAAAAGTTGATGGCAATGATACAATTGGGCAAACATTAACTGAAGTGGTACAGTCGATTCGAGGCAAAAAAGGAACCAAAGTAACGCTAACTATTCAACGTGAAGAAAAGACATTTGATGTCGAAATTACACGTGGTGAAATTCCAATTGCGTCGTTAGTCGCTGAGATGGATAACAAACAGCCAATCGGCAATATACAAATTGCTAGTTTTAATGAAAGTACTGCTCGTGAATTACAAGAAGCGATAAAAAAACTACGCAAAGAAGGCGCAAAATCTTTTGTGATCGATTTGCGACAAAATCCTGGAGGCTATTTGAGTCAAGTCGAAGCAATGGCGAGTATGTTTTTAGAAGATGGCCAAACAATTGTCCAGTTTGCCACGGATGACCAAATTGTCGGTGCAAGTGAAGCATCAAAAGATTTAGATGGTGGCTTTAAAGTTACTGAACCTGTTGCGGTCTTGGTTGATGGAGGAAGTGCTTCTGCATCAGAAATTTTTGCAGCTGCATTAAAAGAATCCGCAAAAGCACCGGTAATTGGTACAAAAACATTTGGAAAAGGTACTGTGCAGACAGTGAATGGCTTTGGTGATCAAAGCGAATTAAAAATGACTGTGCAAAAATGGTTAACACCATCTGGGGAATGGATTAATGAAACAGGTCTTGAACCAACCATTCAAGTTGATTTCCCCGAATATGCTTATTTGCCACCATTACCTAAAAATAAATCACTGAAAAAAGGAATGACCTCTGAAGAAGTTGAGAATTTAAATACCTTTTTACATGTGTTGAATTATCAAACAACAGGTGATACGTTTAATGAGATAACCGAACAGGCGGTCAAAGACGTTCAAAAATCAAATCAACTAAAAGAAACTGGCGAAGTTGATGCTGAAACAGCAGTTGTTATCGAACTGAAAATCACGGATGTTTTGCGTAAAAGCGATCAAATGTATGATAAAGCAGTGGATGTACTGACGAAAGAGTTAGCTAAATGA
- a CDS encoding YozE family protein — MRRSFYQYLMTLKGPSHIDEEQIFATNASHDSQFPKHTDDYDEVSNYLEMNSNYLENMDIFDRIWEKYLENNA, encoded by the coding sequence ATGAGAAGAAGTTTCTATCAGTATTTGATGACGTTAAAAGGACCGAGTCATATAGATGAAGAACAAATTTTTGCAACAAATGCAAGTCATGATAGTCAATTTCCAAAACATACGGATGATTATGATGAAGTCTCTAACTATTTAGAAATGAATAGTAATTATTTAGAAAACATGGATATTTTTGACCGTATTTGGGAGAAATATCTTGAGAATAATGCATAA
- the msrA gene encoding peptide-methionine (S)-S-oxide reductase MsrA, whose protein sequence is MERAIFAGGCFWCMVQPFDELPGIHSIMSGYTAGHVENPTYEQVCSHTTGHTEAVEIIFDPELISFKDLVEIYWQQTDPTDAFGQFEDRGDNYRPVIFYFNEEQKKIAEASKQALQDSGRFTKPIVTSIEPAHPFYPAELYHQDYYKKNPANFERNHARREAFLKENW, encoded by the coding sequence ATGGAAAGAGCTATTTTTGCAGGAGGTTGTTTTTGGTGTATGGTGCAACCTTTTGATGAATTACCAGGGATTCATTCAATCATGTCAGGCTATACAGCAGGTCATGTGGAAAATCCAACGTATGAGCAAGTATGTAGTCATACGACAGGGCATACAGAAGCCGTAGAAATTATTTTTGATCCCGAATTAATTTCTTTTAAAGACTTAGTGGAAATTTATTGGCAACAAACGGATCCAACTGATGCGTTTGGTCAATTTGAAGATCGTGGAGATAATTATCGTCCAGTAATCTTCTATTTTAATGAAGAACAAAAGAAAATTGCTGAGGCAAGCAAACAAGCATTACAAGATTCTGGACGCTTTACTAAACCAATTGTGACAAGTATTGAACCGGCACATCCGTTTTATCCAGCAGAATTGTACCATCAAGATTATTACAAAAAAAATCCGGCAAATTTTGAGCGTAATCATGCTCGTCGAGAAGCATTTTTAAAAGAGAATTGGTGA
- a CDS encoding YpmS family protein, translating to MTPEEKPAPKKTFSWKDLNKWKVAFFVLIGMVVGSTFFLFTRITEKRDFAKHDIPALVEREGNPVLNIRSNKEQINSLIDFYLDEYQKDSDVKYDFRLENEALLTGEFKILGFPVTFYLYFDPYVMDNGNVQLKAKSLSVGTLGVPITEVMKMIQRNYDMPKWIEIDPKEETVMLRLDQFRMQNGLFLKADKINLVDDEIQVSLYLPESKEKE from the coding sequence ATGACACCAGAAGAAAAACCAGCACCGAAAAAAACTTTTTCATGGAAAGACTTAAATAAATGGAAAGTTGCTTTTTTTGTATTGATTGGTATGGTAGTAGGGAGTACGTTCTTTTTATTCACACGAATTACGGAAAAAAGAGATTTTGCCAAACATGACATTCCTGCATTAGTAGAGCGTGAAGGAAATCCAGTATTAAATATTCGAAGTAATAAAGAACAAATTAACTCGCTAATCGATTTTTATTTAGATGAATACCAAAAAGATTCTGACGTAAAATATGATTTTCGTTTGGAAAATGAAGCCTTATTAACTGGTGAATTTAAAATTTTAGGGTTTCCGGTCACTTTTTATCTTTATTTTGATCCGTATGTGATGGATAATGGAAATGTTCAGTTGAAAGCGAAAAGTTTATCAGTTGGCACTCTTGGTGTACCGATTACGGAAGTCATGAAAATGATTCAACGAAATTACGATATGCCAAAATGGATTGAAATTGATCCGAAAGAAGAAACTGTGATGTTACGTTTAGATCAATTTCGGATGCAAAATGGTCTGTTTTTAAAAGCAGACAAAATAAATTTGGTTGACGATGAGATTCAAGTAAGTCTTTATTTACCTGAATCGAAAGAAAAGGAGTGA
- a CDS encoding SGNH/GDSL hydrolase family protein, which yields MKIQKILGPIFAVALLAFLTFLVLQQVFPKAQPRLNGTIQVATEKYKETIRYTALGDSLTEGVGDDTKRGGFVPIVANDLQEEFQLTSVEVENYGVAGERSDQIFKRLKKEEAIQKSMSESDIITLTVGGNDLMKVIQNNIFGLSVKTFNKPLKKYQTQLTELLAELRHLNPDAPIYVVGVYNPFYVNFPEITDMQTIVDNWNEGTKAIVAENENTYFIPINDVIASGLGQPTTAAQTEESSSETGNDLSIVQNNVLYDKDKFHPNNIGYQLIAKAVKDEITQTKNEWLLKEGE from the coding sequence GTGAAGATTCAAAAAATATTAGGACCTATTTTTGCTGTTGCTTTACTGGCATTTTTAACATTTTTGGTCCTCCAACAAGTGTTTCCTAAGGCACAGCCTAGATTAAATGGAACGATTCAAGTTGCTACTGAAAAATATAAAGAAACGATTCGTTATACCGCATTAGGTGATTCATTAACAGAGGGTGTTGGAGATGATACGAAACGTGGCGGTTTTGTCCCGATTGTCGCCAATGATTTACAAGAAGAATTCCAATTAACCAGTGTGGAAGTGGAAAATTATGGTGTGGCGGGTGAACGTAGCGATCAAATTTTTAAACGTTTGAAAAAAGAAGAGGCAATTCAAAAAAGTATGTCGGAATCAGATATTATTACGCTAACAGTTGGTGGGAATGATTTGATGAAAGTCATTCAAAATAATATTTTTGGGCTATCAGTCAAAACGTTTAATAAACCATTAAAGAAATATCAAACACAATTAACTGAATTACTAGCAGAACTCCGACACTTAAATCCTGATGCACCTATTTATGTCGTGGGCGTGTATAATCCGTTTTATGTGAATTTTCCTGAGATTACTGACATGCAGACCATTGTTGATAATTGGAATGAGGGAACTAAAGCAATCGTCGCAGAAAACGAAAACACGTATTTTATTCCCATCAATGATGTCATTGCCTCGGGTCTAGGACAACCAACAACGGCTGCACAAACCGAAGAAAGTTCTAGTGAAACAGGCAATGATTTGAGTATTGTTCAAAATAACGTCTTGTATGATAAAGATAAATTTCATCCGAATAATATTGGCTACCAATTAATAGCCAAAGCAGTTAAAGATGAAATAACTCAAACTAAAAATGAATGGTTACTAAAGGAGGGTGAGTAA
- a CDS encoding DegV family protein has product MGNLKIVTDSSCTMKKSVRDQLNIHVVPLSVMIDGVVYRDDDQLPGEKFMEMMSTSKELPKTSQPPIGEFAELYDELGKDGSEILSIHMTKALSGTVEAARQAGNLSKSKVTVVETDMTDQGLSFAVIRAAELAQEGKTLDEVLPVVKNILSNTKLFIGLSTLENLVKGGRISRAKGMLSSFLNMRVIMELKNSELVPVVKGRGAKTFNKWFEELKNELKNNPAVKQIGISYAGGLEQSEKFKRELQEIFPKMDICLLHTTPIIATHTGEGAFAVMYYTE; this is encoded by the coding sequence ATGGGAAATCTTAAGATAGTTACTGATTCATCTTGTACAATGAAAAAAAGTGTAAGAGATCAGTTGAATATTCATGTAGTGCCATTATCCGTGATGATTGATGGTGTGGTGTATCGCGATGACGATCAACTACCTGGAGAAAAATTCATGGAAATGATGTCAACTTCCAAAGAATTACCAAAAACAAGTCAACCACCAATTGGTGAATTTGCAGAGTTATATGATGAATTAGGAAAAGACGGTAGTGAAATTTTATCGATTCATATGACAAAAGCATTGAGTGGAACTGTTGAAGCAGCGAGACAAGCTGGTAATCTTTCAAAAAGTAAAGTAACTGTTGTTGAAACAGATATGACAGACCAAGGACTATCTTTTGCAGTGATTCGAGCAGCGGAATTAGCACAAGAAGGTAAGACATTAGACGAAGTTTTACCAGTTGTTAAAAATATTTTAAGTAATACAAAATTATTTATTGGCTTATCGACATTGGAAAATTTAGTAAAAGGTGGTCGAATTAGTCGTGCAAAAGGCATGCTTTCTAGCTTTTTAAACATGCGTGTCATCATGGAATTGAAAAATTCTGAATTGGTGCCAGTTGTTAAAGGCCGTGGTGCAAAGACATTCAATAAATGGTTTGAAGAACTAAAAAATGAACTAAAAAATAATCCCGCCGTCAAACAAATTGGGATTTCTTACGCGGGTGGATTAGAGCAGTCAGAAAAATTCAAACGTGAACTTCAAGAAATATTCCCTAAAATGGATATTTGTTTACTTCACACGACACCAATTATTGCAACGCATACCGGTGAAGGCGCCTTTGCGGTTATGTATTATACGGAATAG
- the trhA gene encoding PAQR family membrane homeostasis protein TrhA has protein sequence METSKFTRKYLIVNEVLNAITHGVGFGLSIAGLVILLVKGAHLGSPMYIVSYAIYGSMMILLFLFSTLFHSLIFTRAKKVFQVFDHASIFLLIAGSYTPFCLLSIRGWLGWTLFGAIWLLAISGIVYKSITLHKQETVSKISTIIYIMMGWLCLLAFQPLTHSLGLWGTILLASGGVSYTVGALFYSLKNVRFMHVVWHLFVMLGAGLMYFSVLFFT, from the coding sequence ATGGAAACATCTAAATTTACTCGAAAATATCTTATCGTGAATGAGGTCTTAAATGCTATCACACACGGTGTCGGATTCGGGCTCAGTATTGCAGGTTTAGTCATCTTATTGGTCAAAGGTGCCCACTTAGGATCACCTATGTATATTGTTTCTTATGCTATTTACGGTTCCATGATGATTTTGTTATTTTTATTTTCCACACTATTTCACAGTTTAATTTTTACAAGAGCGAAAAAAGTCTTTCAAGTCTTTGACCATGCCTCTATTTTTTTATTGATTGCAGGTAGCTATACACCATTTTGTTTATTAAGCATTCGTGGATGGTTAGGCTGGACATTATTTGGGGCTATTTGGTTGTTAGCCATTAGTGGCATTGTTTATAAATCAATCACGCTTCACAAACAAGAAACAGTATCAAAAATTTCTACAATTATCTATATTATGATGGGATGGTTGTGTTTGCTCGCATTTCAACCATTGACTCATTCTTTAGGGCTTTGGGGAACCATTTTATTAGCTAGCGGTGGCGTTTCTTATACAGTGGGTGCTTTATTTTATAGCTTAAAAAATGTCCGCTTCATGCATGTAGTTTGGCATTTGTTTGTCATGTTAGGTGCCGGACTGATGTATTTTTCAGTATTGTTTTTCACATAA
- a CDS encoding dihydrofolate reductase yields the protein MLVALWAQDKNGLIGKDNQLPWHLPADLKFFKETTIGKTIVMGRKTFEGMGKRVLPNRQTIVLTRDENYQSDGVLVMHTVEEVLDYANKVNHPVYIIGGALIFKDYLPYCDELLCTLIDEEFDGDIYMPTIDWSQWQLVQTTEGIVDEKNRYAHRYQTFARK from the coding sequence ATGTTAGTAGCTCTTTGGGCACAAGATAAAAATGGTCTAATTGGAAAAGATAATCAATTGCCATGGCATTTACCAGCAGATTTAAAATTTTTTAAAGAAACCACAATTGGTAAAACCATTGTAATGGGCCGAAAAACATTTGAAGGAATGGGAAAACGTGTCTTGCCAAATCGCCAAACAATCGTTTTAACTCGTGATGAAAATTATCAAAGTGATGGGGTTCTCGTGATGCATACTGTCGAAGAAGTACTAGATTATGCAAATAAGGTGAACCATCCCGTCTATATTATTGGTGGTGCTTTAATTTTTAAGGACTATTTACCTTATTGTGACGAACTATTATGTACACTGATTGATGAAGAATTTGACGGAGATATCTACATGCCTACTATTGATTGGTCACAATGGCAACTTGTGCAAACAACAGAAGGTATCGTTGATGAAAAAAATAGATACGCACATCGTTATCAAACCTTTGCTCGTAAGTAA
- a CDS encoding thymidylate synthase, with translation MEQAYLDLGRKILEEGNQKGDRTGTGTKSIFGHQMRFDLSQGFPLLTTKRVPFGLIKSELLWFLKGDTNIRYLLQHNNHIWDEWAFDRYVKSADYQGPDMTDFGRRCLVDEAFNEVYQKELAMFCQKIVEDETFAKQYGDLGKVYGYQWRHWETANGGFIDQIQDVVEMIKTTPDSRRLIVSAWNPEDVPTMALPPCHTMFQFYVNDGKLSCQLYQRSADVFLGVPFNIASYALLTHLIAHETGLAVGEFVHTLGDAHLYNNHFEQMKEQLTREVRSAPKLHLNQEKQSIFDFEMTDITLEGYNPHPTIKAPIAV, from the coding sequence ATGGAACAAGCATACCTTGATTTAGGTAGAAAAATTCTTGAAGAAGGCAATCAGAAAGGCGATCGCACAGGGACTGGAACGAAGAGCATTTTCGGTCATCAAATGCGTTTTGATTTGAGTCAAGGTTTTCCTTTATTAACCACAAAACGAGTGCCGTTTGGTCTCATCAAAAGTGAACTTTTATGGTTTCTAAAGGGAGATACCAATATTCGTTATTTACTACAACACAACAATCATATTTGGGATGAATGGGCATTTGACCGTTATGTCAAAAGTGCAGATTATCAAGGTCCCGATATGACTGACTTTGGTCGCCGTTGTTTAGTCGATGAAGCATTTAACGAGGTGTATCAAAAAGAATTGGCAATGTTTTGTCAAAAAATTGTTGAAGATGAGACTTTTGCTAAACAATATGGCGATTTAGGAAAAGTGTATGGTTACCAATGGCGTCATTGGGAAACAGCTAATGGCGGGTTTATCGATCAAATTCAAGATGTGGTGGAAATGATTAAAACGACACCAGATTCAAGACGTTTGATTGTTTCCGCTTGGAACCCAGAAGATGTTCCAACGATGGCTTTACCACCTTGCCATACGATGTTTCAATTTTATGTAAATGATGGTAAATTAAGTTGCCAGTTGTATCAACGTAGTGCAGACGTCTTTTTGGGCGTACCTTTTAATATCGCAAGTTATGCGTTGTTAACTCATTTAATTGCGCATGAAACAGGTCTAGCTGTTGGTGAATTTGTGCATACATTAGGCGATGCTCATTTATATAATAATCATTTTGAACAGATGAAAGAACAACTTACTCGAGAGGTGCGATCAGCGCCAAAGTTACATTTAAATCAAGAAAAACAATCGATTTTTGATTTTGAAATGACAGATATTACCCTTGAAGGATACAATCCACATCCAACAATTAAAGCACCGATTGCAGTGTAA
- a CDS encoding ABC-F family ATP-binding cassette domain-containing protein has product MKELKVSELTKTYGEKTLFDQISFLIHARDRIGLIGVNGTGKTSLLAILSGKDSGDGDRQQVFYPSDYRIGYLSQDTVFDTTQTVLEAVFQGESEQLKTVKRYEQALLQLEIDGSDVKAQKEYTLAEEAMNEKDAWLTDTNAKIILQKLGIHQLDKSVSELSGGQQKRVGLAQVLIDEPDLLLLDEPTNHLDYEAIQWLEGYLNQYRGALLMVTHDRYFLDRVTNRIFELSFGKLYEYQGNYEAYVLARAERERVESEQEQKRQQLYKQELSWMRAGVKARTTKQQARINRFDELKENLHQVKTNGEVEIDIATKRLGKKVLEIKEGVYHVGEQLILDNFNLLIQSKERLGITGENGAGKSTLLNILASRLPLEQGELIVGETVRLAYYTQQNEAMDSEQRMIAYLQEAAEEVKRSDGTQISVAEMLERFLFPRFMHGTKIGKLSGGEKRRLYLLKLLIGQPNVLLLDEPTNDLDIDTLTILEDYLQSFPGAVITVSHDRYFLDKVAEKLLVFQGAGKIETYFGSINDYLVEQPKEVTIKSKPVEKQPEQKVKKKLSYMEKKEWETIEEDIAELEEKMAHYSEEMNHQGDNFTKLQELQTALTETETLLDEKMERWAYLSELADE; this is encoded by the coding sequence GTGAAGGAATTAAAAGTCAGTGAGTTGACAAAAACTTACGGAGAAAAAACGCTTTTTGATCAGATTTCCTTTTTAATTCATGCGCGTGATCGTATTGGATTAATCGGAGTAAATGGAACTGGAAAAACCAGTTTATTAGCAATTTTGTCAGGTAAAGATAGTGGCGATGGTGACCGTCAACAGGTGTTTTATCCAAGTGATTATCGCATTGGTTATTTGTCACAAGATACCGTTTTTGATACGACACAAACGGTTTTAGAAGCTGTCTTCCAAGGCGAAAGTGAACAGTTAAAAACTGTCAAACGCTATGAGCAAGCTTTATTACAATTAGAAATAGATGGTTCAGATGTTAAGGCACAAAAAGAATACACCTTAGCCGAAGAAGCGATGAATGAAAAAGATGCGTGGTTAACAGATACTAATGCAAAAATTATTTTGCAAAAACTTGGTATCCATCAGTTAGACAAAAGTGTCAGTGAATTATCTGGGGGTCAGCAAAAACGAGTTGGTTTAGCACAAGTGTTAATTGATGAACCTGATTTGTTGTTATTGGATGAGCCAACCAACCACTTAGACTATGAAGCGATTCAATGGTTAGAAGGATATTTGAACCAATACCGTGGCGCATTATTAATGGTTACCCATGATCGTTATTTTTTAGATCGTGTGACAAATCGTATTTTTGAATTGTCTTTTGGGAAATTATACGAATACCAAGGAAATTATGAAGCCTATGTCTTAGCACGCGCTGAACGTGAGCGTGTTGAAAGTGAACAAGAACAAAAACGTCAGCAATTATATAAACAGGAATTGTCTTGGATGCGTGCAGGTGTCAAAGCGAGAACGACAAAACAACAAGCACGGATCAATCGTTTTGACGAATTAAAAGAAAATCTTCATCAAGTGAAAACCAATGGAGAAGTTGAGATTGATATTGCAACCAAACGCTTAGGCAAAAAAGTGCTTGAAATTAAAGAGGGCGTTTATCATGTTGGAGAGCAATTGATTTTAGATAACTTTAATTTGTTGATTCAATCAAAAGAACGTTTAGGTATTACAGGAGAAAATGGTGCAGGAAAATCGACATTATTAAATATTCTAGCGAGTCGCTTACCTTTAGAACAAGGTGAATTAATCGTCGGTGAAACGGTTCGTTTGGCTTATTATACGCAACAAAATGAAGCCATGGATAGTGAACAACGCATGATTGCTTATCTGCAAGAAGCAGCTGAAGAAGTAAAACGTAGTGATGGTACACAAATTAGCGTGGCCGAGATGTTGGAACGCTTTTTATTTCCACGTTTTATGCATGGAACTAAAATTGGTAAACTATCTGGTGGAGAAAAGCGGCGCTTATATTTATTGAAATTATTAATTGGTCAGCCCAATGTCTTGTTATTGGATGAACCAACGAATGATTTAGATATTGATACATTAACCATCCTAGAAGATTATTTGCAGTCATTCCCGGGTGCGGTCATTACCGTGTCACATGACCGTTATTTCTTAGATAAAGTTGCTGAAAAGTTACTTGTCTTTCAAGGAGCGGGCAAAATTGAGACTTATTTTGGTTCAATCAATGATTATTTAGTCGAACAACCAAAAGAAGTAACCATAAAAAGTAAACCAGTAGAAAAACAACCTGAACAAAAAGTGAAGAAAAAACTCAGTTATATGGAGAAAAAAGAATGGGAAACCATTGAAGAAGATATTGCCGAATTAGAGGAAAAAATGGCGCACTATTCGGAAGAAATGAATCATCAAGGAGATAATTTTACAAAGTTACAAGAATTGCAAACAGCACTCACCGAAACGGAAACATTGTTAGATGAAAAAATGGAACGTTGGGCATATTTGAGTGAGTTAGCAGACGAGTAG